The following are from one region of the Sphingomonas sp. J315 genome:
- a CDS encoding FAD-dependent oxidoreductase, translating to MTDPREVIVLGAGVVGMATALTLAERGHRVTVIDSAKGPGLGTSFANGAQLSYGYTDALASPATLAQIPRVLLGLDRALRFHLRLDPDFIAWGLAFLRNGTAARFRRNTLAGLDLAARSRAALAGLAARHRLDFGHGAPGKIHLYRSEASFAGAQEMAAFKAAHGIDQTILDPDAAVAAEPMLAPVRDSIVGALLTRGEEVGDPHRFCVSAHEALLRAGGSSMMGTGIDRIIANGSGPALITSDGTRVGADRIILAAGTGSARLARQLGVRLPIQPMKGYSITLAPGPAAPSISITDVANRVVFARIGNRMRIAGLAELGERDTRVEPARLRVLVDSARAALPQAADYEQIESSWAGLRPMTPNSLPITRTIAPGVIAATGHGALGWTYAAGSAERVAEIIEERG from the coding sequence ATGACCGACCCACGTGAGGTGATCGTGCTGGGCGCGGGGGTGGTCGGCATGGCCACGGCGCTGACGCTTGCCGAACGCGGCCACCGCGTCACGGTGATCGATAGTGCCAAGGGACCGGGCCTCGGCACCTCCTTCGCGAACGGCGCGCAGCTCAGCTATGGCTATACCGATGCGCTCGCGAGCCCCGCCACGCTGGCACAGATACCGCGAGTGCTGCTCGGTCTCGATCGCGCGCTGCGCTTCCATCTGCGGCTCGATCCGGACTTCATCGCGTGGGGCCTTGCCTTCCTGCGCAACGGCACCGCCGCGCGCTTCCGCCGCAACACCCTTGCCGGGCTCGACCTTGCTGCCCGGTCGCGTGCGGCACTGGCGGGGCTTGCCGCGCGCCACCGGCTCGACTTCGGTCACGGCGCGCCGGGCAAGATCCATCTCTACCGCAGCGAAGCGTCCTTCGCGGGGGCGCAGGAAATGGCCGCGTTCAAGGCAGCGCACGGCATCGACCAGACGATCCTGGACCCCGATGCTGCCGTCGCCGCCGAGCCGATGCTCGCGCCGGTGCGCGATTCCATCGTCGGCGCGCTGCTGACCCGTGGCGAGGAGGTCGGCGACCCCCATCGCTTCTGCGTCAGCGCGCATGAAGCGCTTCTGCGCGCGGGCGGCAGCTCGATGATGGGCACTGGCATCGACCGGATCATCGCCAATGGCTCCGGTCCTGCGCTGATCACCAGCGACGGAACCCGCGTCGGTGCCGATCGCATCATCCTCGCCGCGGGTACCGGCTCCGCGCGGCTCGCGCGCCAACTTGGCGTGCGCCTGCCGATTCAGCCGATGAAGGGCTATTCGATCACCCTTGCGCCCGGCCCCGCCGCGCCGAGCATCAGCATCACCGATGTCGCCAACCGCGTGGTCTTCGCCCGTATCGGCAACCGTATGCGGATCGCCGGCCTGGCCGAGCTCGGCGAGCGGGACACGCGGGTCGAACCGGCACGGCTGCGCGTGCTGGTCGACAGCGCCCGCGCGGCCTTGCCTCAGGCGGCGGACTATGAACAAATCGAATCGAGCTGGGCCGGCCTGCGACCGATGACCCCCAATTCGCTTCCGATCACCCGGACCATCGCGCCGGGCGTGATCGCTGCGACAGGGCATGGCGCTCTGGGCTGGACCTACGCCGCAGGCAGCGCGGAGCGCGTCGCGGAGATCATCGAAGAGAGGGGCTGA
- a CDS encoding TonB-dependent receptor domain-containing protein, with protein MKTSIRIASLLGSISLLASATAAMAQDAPQTAADVQDEAAEEVVVIGSQIKGADVAGSLPVTVLNEDDIAATAATSGDELFRSIPQAGDVAFNESRDAGGINDARGDTASINLRALGTGNTLVLLNGRRMVLHPGTQSENLVPVQSVNTNTIPVLGVRRVEVLLDGAAAIYGSDAVAGVINTVLKDNFRGLRTTAEIGFTEDSGQVEAEFAFEAGHRFNGGKSNISVFGSYNHRDPLYARDRRNSRSADMRPLVAGTPFAGDSDFDNTSVDSIWGEFQRLTNSYVASTTAAQVNGVTLTSSGIFHIQPNTNEGCIAATPYAGTCWDNSSLSTASTDNNLKYDVNDVRTLQGRNDRINLFGFLNHEFDSGLEFFAEAGWYRADFQSQREQDTALASQRLIIPANGYYNPFGPTGSAFRIPGLTGVATTGVPIELIDYRPVDAGPLVVSVRNDTTRFLAGFRGEVLGFDFDSAALYSRARTSDSMRTVSLTKFQEALSRTDASAYNPFNGGDPLNPGRLDSSPNSQAVIDSFMVNIGRVSTTELAMADFKISKNDLFTLPGGRVGMAAGIEFRHETFADDRDDRLDGTIVFTALDGSSNGSDTMGASPTPDSSGSRDTVSGYLEFAVPLVAPDMNVPLIRSLDLQLAGRVESYQGFSTVAKPKVAASWYPFANLQLRGSWSQGFRAPNLPQLFENGIQRSNTRTDWVKCEADFRAGRITNFDACTRSQGVVSNRSGSQSLTPEESDNLSVGGTFQLNMGKAGRLTFTADYWEIRQQNVIGLFGDGNALILDYLLRLQGSSNPNVQRAAPTPQEVLDFAGTGIAPVGRVIQVIDNYTNLSPRAVRGYDLGVYYQVKDTGIGDFSVRVNAARLLEFYQTPSPAAQALIDAQAAGTIDDTIAIAGAQDIVEQNGRPKWRASASVTWRHNGFGLGYYGGYVGEVTDTSASLPDGTRFRVDDYMTHSLYAQYEVDGGPMDSLRLRVGARNLFNQLAPIADNSNGYMGELYSNRGRQIYFSVSKRF; from the coding sequence ATGAAAACCAGTATCCGGATCGCAAGTCTGTTGGGGAGCATCTCGCTTCTCGCCTCCGCCACCGCCGCCATGGCGCAGGACGCGCCGCAGACCGCCGCGGATGTGCAGGACGAGGCCGCCGAGGAAGTCGTGGTCATCGGGTCGCAGATCAAGGGCGCCGACGTCGCCGGATCGCTGCCGGTCACCGTGCTGAACGAGGATGACATCGCCGCCACCGCCGCCACCAGCGGCGACGAGCTGTTCCGTTCGATCCCGCAGGCAGGCGACGTCGCCTTCAACGAGAGCCGAGACGCGGGCGGCATCAACGACGCGCGCGGCGACACCGCCTCGATCAACCTGCGCGCGCTCGGCACCGGCAACACGCTGGTGCTGCTCAACGGCCGCCGCATGGTCCTCCACCCCGGCACGCAGAGCGAAAACCTCGTTCCGGTGCAGAGCGTCAACACCAACACCATTCCCGTCCTGGGCGTCCGCCGCGTCGAGGTGCTGCTCGACGGTGCCGCCGCGATCTACGGATCGGATGCGGTCGCAGGCGTCATCAACACCGTGCTCAAGGACAATTTCCGCGGGCTGCGCACCACCGCAGAGATCGGCTTTACCGAGGATTCGGGCCAGGTCGAGGCCGAGTTCGCGTTCGAGGCAGGCCACCGCTTCAACGGCGGCAAGTCGAACATCTCGGTATTCGGATCGTACAACCATCGCGACCCGCTCTATGCGCGCGACCGCCGCAACTCGCGCTCGGCCGACATGCGCCCGCTGGTCGCGGGCACGCCCTTTGCTGGCGATTCCGATTTCGACAACACATCGGTCGACAGCATCTGGGGCGAATTCCAGCGGCTGACCAACAGCTACGTCGCATCGACCACCGCAGCCCAGGTCAATGGCGTGACGCTGACCAGCAGCGGCATTTTCCATATTCAGCCCAACACCAATGAAGGCTGCATCGCCGCGACGCCCTATGCCGGGACGTGCTGGGACAACAGCTCGCTGTCGACCGCCTCGACCGACAACAACCTGAAATATGACGTCAACGATGTCCGCACGCTTCAGGGGCGCAACGACCGCATCAACCTGTTCGGCTTCCTCAATCACGAATTCGACAGCGGGCTCGAATTCTTCGCGGAAGCGGGCTGGTATCGCGCCGATTTCCAGTCGCAGCGCGAACAGGATACCGCGCTCGCCAGCCAGCGGCTGATCATCCCGGCGAACGGCTATTACAACCCGTTCGGCCCGACCGGCAGCGCGTTCCGCATCCCCGGCCTGACCGGCGTCGCCACCACCGGCGTGCCGATCGAGCTGATCGACTATCGCCCGGTCGATGCCGGTCCGCTGGTGGTCAGCGTCCGCAACGACACGACCCGCTTCCTCGCCGGCTTCCGCGGCGAAGTGCTCGGCTTCGACTTCGACAGCGCCGCGCTCTATTCGCGCGCCCGCACCTCCGACAGCATGCGCACCGTCAGCCTGACCAAGTTCCAGGAAGCACTCAGCCGCACTGACGCCAGTGCCTATAATCCGTTCAACGGCGGCGACCCGCTCAACCCGGGCCGCCTGGATTCGTCACCCAATTCACAGGCGGTGATCGACAGCTTCATGGTGAACATCGGTCGCGTCAGCACGACCGAGCTGGCGATGGCGGATTTCAAGATCAGCAAGAACGACCTGTTCACGCTGCCCGGCGGCCGTGTCGGCATGGCGGCGGGTATCGAGTTCCGCCACGAAACCTTCGCCGACGACCGCGACGACCGGCTGGACGGCACGATCGTGTTCACCGCCCTGGACGGCAGCTCGAACGGCAGCGACACGATGGGCGCCAGCCCGACCCCGGACAGCAGCGGATCTCGCGACACCGTGTCGGGCTATCTCGAATTCGCTGTGCCGTTGGTCGCGCCGGACATGAACGTGCCGCTGATCCGCTCGCTCGATCTCCAGCTCGCTGGCCGCGTCGAATCCTATCAGGGGTTCAGCACGGTCGCGAAGCCAAAGGTCGCGGCGTCCTGGTATCCCTTCGCCAATCTCCAGCTGCGCGGCAGCTGGTCGCAGGGCTTCCGCGCGCCGAACCTGCCCCAGCTGTTCGAAAACGGCATCCAGCGGTCGAACACCCGCACCGACTGGGTGAAGTGCGAAGCCGACTTCCGTGCCGGTCGCATCACCAATTTCGACGCCTGCACGCGCAGCCAGGGTGTGGTCAGCAACCGGTCGGGCAGCCAGTCGCTCACGCCGGAGGAATCGGACAACCTCTCGGTCGGTGGCACGTTCCAGCTGAACATGGGCAAGGCGGGTCGCCTCACCTTCACCGCTGACTATTGGGAAATCCGTCAACAGAATGTGATCGGCCTGTTCGGCGACGGCAATGCGCTGATCCTCGACTATCTGCTGCGCCTTCAGGGATCGTCCAACCCCAATGTCCAGCGCGCCGCCCCGACGCCGCAGGAAGTTCTGGACTTTGCCGGCACCGGCATCGCCCCCGTGGGTCGCGTGATCCAGGTCATCGACAATTACACCAACCTCTCGCCGCGCGCGGTGCGGGGCTATGACCTCGGCGTCTATTATCAGGTCAAGGACACCGGCATCGGCGATTTCAGCGTCCGGGTGAACGCTGCGCGCCTGCTCGAATTCTACCAGACGCCCAGCCCGGCAGCCCAGGCACTGATCGACGCACAGGCGGCCGGTACGATCGATGACACCATCGCGATCGCGGGCGCGCAGGATATCGTCGAACAGAATGGCCGCCCGAAATGGCGCGCCTCGGCCAGCGTGACCTGGCGTCACAACGGCTTCGGGCTCGGCTATTATGGCGGCTATGTCGGCGAGGTCACCGACACCTCGGCGTCGCTTCCGGATGGCACCCGCTTCCGCGTCGACGATTACATGACCCACAGCCTCTACGCACAGTATGAGGTCGATGGCGGGCCGATGGACAGCCTGCGCCTGCGCGTCGGCGCACGCAATTTGTTCAACCAGCTCGCCCCGATTGCCGACAATTCCAACGGCTATATGGGCGAACTCTACAGCAACCGCGGCCGCCAGATCTATTTCTCGGTCAGCAAGCGGTTCTGA
- a CDS encoding N-acyl-D-amino-acid deacylase family protein yields the protein MRRAVRVLAAPLLLLPLGAGQDRVPAPRTIDLVIINGQVIDGTGTPARVAEVGVDGDRILYVGQRPRGITARRTLDAKGLTVAPGFIDPHTHSGPDATSPDAAKRQLANHLLQGVTSIAIGNDGGGASDIAGLFARLSANPTGPNVASFTGYGTIRIQVVGHRVSPPSGTDGGEAYKMERLVERAMCDGALGLSAGLFYAPQMFATANEVANLARIAGRYDGIYETHLRDEGSNSIGLSAAIDEAIRIARLGHLPLHIAHIKALGVDAQGTAPRIIEQIRTARLSGVMITADQYPWEASSTSLAAALVPPDAQEGGSKAMVTRLRDIGAQLRSEMTERLRIRGGANAILLVSGPHKGQRLDALAAAWKLDPLDAAARILIADPGTSIASFNMVQSDIDAFARQNWVVTSSDATNGHPRRMGSFARGWRMFVHEKQLMSPERFVQRSSAQTAQILGLPDRGILAPGKFADIAILDPNTYAERATYDRPDEPSTGVRYVLVNGRLAVDKGKLTGTLAGRPLPKPRQPEWNCPA from the coding sequence ATGCGTCGCGCCGTCCGCGTTCTCGCGGCACCGCTCCTGCTCCTGCCCCTCGGGGCGGGGCAGGACCGGGTTCCCGCCCCCCGCACGATCGACCTCGTCATCATCAATGGCCAGGTCATCGACGGCACCGGCACCCCGGCGCGGGTGGCGGAAGTGGGCGTGGACGGCGACCGCATCCTCTATGTCGGCCAGCGTCCGCGCGGCATCACCGCGCGGCGCACTCTCGATGCGAAGGGCCTCACGGTCGCCCCGGGCTTCATCGACCCGCACACGCATAGCGGCCCCGACGCGACGTCCCCCGACGCGGCGAAGCGCCAGCTCGCCAACCATCTGCTGCAAGGCGTCACCAGTATCGCGATCGGCAATGATGGCGGCGGCGCCAGCGACATCGCCGGCCTGTTCGCGCGCCTCTCCGCCAACCCGACCGGCCCGAACGTCGCCAGCTTCACCGGCTATGGCACGATCCGAATTCAAGTCGTCGGCCACCGCGTCAGCCCGCCGAGCGGCACCGACGGAGGCGAGGCCTATAAGATGGAGCGTCTTGTCGAGCGTGCGATGTGCGATGGCGCACTCGGGCTTTCGGCCGGCCTGTTCTACGCCCCCCAGATGTTCGCGACCGCGAATGAAGTGGCGAACCTCGCCCGCATCGCGGGCAGGTATGACGGCATCTACGAAACCCACCTCCGCGACGAGGGCAGCAACTCGATCGGCCTGTCCGCTGCGATCGACGAAGCGATCCGCATCGCCCGTCTGGGGCATCTCCCGCTCCACATCGCGCATATCAAGGCGCTCGGCGTCGATGCACAGGGCACTGCGCCGCGCATTATCGAACAGATCCGCACCGCCCGCCTGTCCGGCGTGATGATCACCGCCGACCAATATCCGTGGGAAGCCTCCAGCACCTCGCTCGCCGCCGCCCTCGTTCCGCCGGATGCGCAAGAGGGCGGGAGCAAGGCGATGGTGACGCGGCTCCGCGACATCGGCGCGCAGTTGCGGAGCGAAATGACCGAACGCCTGCGCATCCGCGGCGGTGCGAACGCCATCCTCCTCGTCAGCGGCCCGCACAAGGGGCAGCGCCTCGACGCCCTCGCCGCCGCGTGGAAACTCGACCCGCTCGACGCCGCCGCACGCATCCTGATCGCCGATCCCGGCACCAGCATCGCCAGCTTCAACATGGTCCAGTCCGATATCGACGCCTTTGCGCGTCAGAATTGGGTCGTCACCTCCTCCGACGCCACCAACGGCCATCCGCGCCGCATGGGCAGCTTCGCGCGCGGCTGGCGGATGTTCGTGCACGAGAAGCAGCTGATGAGCCCTGAGCGCTTCGTTCAGCGCTCCTCGGCCCAGACTGCCCAAATCCTCGGCCTGCCCGATCGCGGCATCCTCGCGCCGGGCAAGTTCGCCGACATCGCGATCCTGGACCCAAACACCTACGCCGAACGCGCCACATACGACCGGCCCGACGAACCCAGCACCGGCGTCCGCTACGTCCTAGTCAACGGCCGCCTCGCAGTGGACAAGGGCAAGCTCACCGGCACGCTCGCCGGCCGCCCGCTGCCCAAGCCGCGCCAACCCGAATGGAACTGCCCCGCATGA
- a CDS encoding dicarboxylate/amino acid:cation symporter — translation MTETTAPDSTETPERRGPIKRAFAWWFSVALWKRILAALVLGAAAGLVWGEGATSIGWIGTLFVRLIRMLVVPLVFLTIASGVAALADPKRLGSIGVKTLAMYVFTTALAVTTGLIVATLIAPGLGASFAGAVPKAMGTPPDTAQMFMEIIPDNPIGAMAEGKTLAVIFFAILVGAGVIAAGKGAEPVRQFLSAGSEVMLKIVGFVMETAPFGVFALIAVVMGTTGPSSFLAVLKLGLCVVIGSAIVTLLIHGLIVVRLMAWLSPLPFFRGIADAIMVGFSTSSSSATLPVAIRVAERNLGVSPPVASTVLPLGATIGMDGAAMYVAMLTLFSAQAFGVDLSMADYLVIAATTTIVAMGVAPVPSGSLFVLAAVLHAIGITPEQTAIVVGFILPFDRILDMTRTVPNVTSDLAIATAVARWEGEMDVAVYNSADDV, via the coding sequence ATGACCGAAACCACTGCCCCGGACTCCACCGAGACGCCCGAACGACGCGGCCCGATCAAGCGCGCCTTCGCCTGGTGGTTCAGCGTTGCCTTGTGGAAGCGCATCCTCGCCGCGCTCGTTCTGGGCGCTGCGGCGGGCCTTGTCTGGGGTGAGGGTGCGACGTCGATCGGCTGGATCGGAACGCTGTTTGTCCGCCTGATCCGGATGCTCGTGGTGCCGCTCGTCTTTCTCACCATCGCCTCGGGCGTTGCCGCGCTCGCCGATCCCAAAAGGCTCGGCAGCATCGGCGTCAAGACGCTGGCAATGTATGTCTTCACCACCGCGCTCGCCGTCACCACCGGTCTGATCGTCGCGACGCTGATCGCCCCGGGCCTCGGCGCAAGCTTCGCGGGGGCGGTGCCCAAGGCGATGGGCACGCCGCCCGACACCGCGCAGATGTTCATGGAGATCATCCCCGACAATCCCATCGGCGCGATGGCCGAAGGCAAGACGCTCGCAGTAATCTTCTTCGCGATCCTCGTCGGCGCGGGCGTCATCGCGGCTGGCAAGGGCGCGGAGCCGGTGCGCCAGTTCCTCAGCGCCGGGTCGGAGGTGATGCTCAAGATCGTCGGCTTCGTGATGGAAACCGCCCCGTTCGGCGTCTTCGCGCTGATCGCCGTGGTGATGGGCACCACCGGCCCGTCCAGCTTCCTCGCAGTGCTCAAGCTGGGTCTCTGCGTCGTGATCGGCTCGGCGATCGTCACCCTGCTGATCCACGGGCTGATCGTCGTGCGGCTGATGGCATGGCTCTCGCCACTTCCCTTCTTCCGCGGCATTGCCGATGCGATCATGGTCGGCTTCTCGACCTCGTCCAGCTCTGCCACCCTCCCCGTCGCGATCCGCGTGGCCGAGCGCAACCTCGGCGTCTCGCCCCCGGTCGCCTCGACCGTCCTGCCCTTGGGTGCGACGATCGGCATGGATGGCGCGGCGATGTATGTCGCGATGCTCACCCTCTTCTCGGCGCAGGCATTCGGCGTCGATCTGTCGATGGCCGACTATCTGGTGATCGCCGCCACCACGACCATCGTCGCGATGGGCGTCGCGCCGGTCCCGTCGGGATCGCTGTTCGTCCTCGCCGCAGTGCTGCACGCCATCGGCATCACGCCGGAGCAGACCGCGATCGTCGTTGGCTTCATCCTCCCGTTCGACCGCATTCTCGACATGACCCGCACCGTCCCCAACGTCACGTCGGACCTCGCCATCGCCACCGCCGTCGCGCGCTGGGAGGGAGAGATGGACGTCGCGGTGTACAATTCCGCCGACGATGTTTGA
- a CDS encoding gamma-glutamyltransferase family protein translates to MFLRTLTLGLSAFALALPTPTLAQSRHLLEYPSIHSPVVGTRGMVVSQNEMASAVGAQIMRDGGNAIDAAVAVAFALAVTLPRAGNVGGDGFMTVYDAKAKQVRVIDFRGIAPRAATAAMFVDNKGKERGVASYGYLAPSVPGSVAGLEHAHKKWGKLPWAKVVEPALRLARDGVKLTADEAFVFGWGRERLGNSVSGKSVFYKPDGSLYAKDEVLKQPDLAWTLGEIQKGGAKAFYTGEIARRIEADMKANGGLITMADLAAYKAVERDPLVGTYRGHTVYTPPPASAGGATLLNMLNILEHFDMKAMGQGSAASLHILAETMKLAYADRFRVLGDPAFVTAPVKGFVSKAYAAERVKLIAPDKVIPGADAPAWRPAQI, encoded by the coding sequence ATGTTCCTGCGCACCCTTACCCTCGGCCTCTCGGCCTTCGCCCTCGCTCTCCCCACGCCCACGCTGGCGCAAAGCCGCCACCTCCTCGAATATCCCTCGATCCACTCCCCCGTCGTAGGCACGCGCGGAATGGTGGTCAGCCAGAACGAGATGGCGAGCGCGGTCGGGGCTCAGATCATGCGCGACGGCGGCAATGCCATCGACGCTGCGGTCGCGGTCGCCTTCGCCCTCGCCGTCACCCTGCCGCGCGCGGGCAATGTCGGCGGCGATGGCTTCATGACGGTCTATGACGCCAAGGCGAAACAGGTCCGCGTCATCGACTTTCGCGGCATCGCCCCGCGCGCGGCCACCGCGGCAATGTTCGTCGACAACAAGGGCAAGGAACGCGGCGTCGCTTCCTATGGCTATCTCGCCCCTTCGGTGCCCGGAAGCGTCGCGGGGCTGGAGCACGCTCACAAGAAATGGGGCAAGCTCCCCTGGGCCAAGGTCGTCGAACCCGCGCTCCGTCTCGCCCGCGATGGCGTCAAGCTCACCGCCGACGAAGCCTTCGTGTTTGGCTGGGGCCGCGAGCGGCTCGGCAACAGTGTCTCGGGCAAATCGGTCTTCTACAAGCCCGACGGAAGTCTCTACGCCAAGGACGAGGTGCTGAAACAGCCCGACCTCGCCTGGACGCTGGGCGAAATCCAGAAGGGCGGCGCCAAGGCCTTTTACACCGGGGAGATCGCCCGCCGGATCGAAGCGGACATGAAGGCCAATGGCGGCCTCATCACCATGGCCGACCTCGCCGCCTACAAGGCCGTCGAGCGCGACCCGCTGGTCGGCACCTATCGCGGGCACACCGTATATACCCCTCCACCGGCCAGCGCGGGCGGGGCGACATTGCTCAACATGCTCAACATCCTTGAGCATTTCGACATGAAGGCGATGGGTCAGGGCAGTGCCGCCTCGCTCCACATCCTCGCGGAGACGATGAAGCTTGCCTATGCCGACCGCTTCCGCGTGCTCGGCGACCCCGCCTTCGTCACCGCCCCGGTCAAGGGCTTCGTGTCCAAGGCCTATGCCGCCGAACGGGTGAAGCTGATCGCGCCCGACAAGGTGATCCCCGGTGCCGATGCCCCCGCATGGCGACCCGCTCAAATATGA
- a CDS encoding gamma-glutamyltransferase yields MNRHGRHSAAAPPPPLNAMAPGKRMLSTQMPTIVFKGDKPWLVTGTPGGSTIPTTVVQIIVNAIDYGLNVDEATHRPRIYQGTTASLRVEPGFNPDTVAALKAKGHRITSDETMGSAQSIMITDSLFLGGADPRRPGAKAIEP; encoded by the coding sequence ATGAACAGGCATGGGAGGCACAGCGCAGCGGCACCCCCGCCCCCGCTCAACGCGATGGCCCCCGGCAAGCGGATGCTGTCCACCCAGATGCCGACGATCGTCTTCAAGGGCGACAAGCCCTGGCTCGTCACCGGCACGCCGGGCGGCAGCACGATCCCGACCACGGTGGTTCAGATCATCGTCAACGCGATCGACTATGGCCTCAACGTCGACGAGGCGACCCACCGTCCGCGCATCTATCAGGGAACCACCGCGTCGCTGCGCGTTGAACCCGGGTTCAACCCCGATACGGTTGCGGCGCTCAAGGCAAAGGGGCATCGCATCACTTCCGACGAAACCATGGGCAGCGCCCAGTCGATCATGATTACCGACTCTCTCTTCCTCGGCGGCGCCGATCCCCGCCGTCCCGGTGCCAAGGCAATCGAACCATGA
- a CDS encoding dienelactone hydrolase family protein, whose product MRHLLAPIALIIAAPVAAQQVQVEEVQFLSRDGKTQVKGYLFKPTDAPARAPAVVMMHGRGGAYSTLAKGKYDASTLASRHKAWGKLLAENGYVALMVDDFGAVGHPTGFAAGTYADRPPEVDEVNFRPLHAYGALRYLQSRPDVTGNRVALLGWSNGGSATLAAMADDKPGDMRKIGFAAGVALYPGCGLKKRFDKDGYKPYHPVRVFMGTADEEVSPKLCETFVARSKAKGHDIALRMFEGATHSYDTPTKSRQSVAANVTAKAATEADILAFLAERLKK is encoded by the coding sequence ATGCGCCACCTACTCGCCCCCATCGCCCTGATCATCGCCGCGCCCGTCGCCGCCCAGCAGGTACAGGTCGAGGAGGTCCAGTTCCTCAGCCGCGACGGCAAGACGCAGGTAAAGGGCTATCTGTTCAAACCAACCGACGCCCCCGCCAGGGCACCCGCAGTGGTGATGATGCACGGCCGCGGCGGCGCCTATTCGACCCTCGCCAAGGGCAAGTACGACGCCTCTACCCTCGCCTCGCGGCACAAGGCATGGGGCAAGCTCCTCGCCGAAAATGGTTATGTCGCGCTGATGGTCGATGATTTCGGCGCGGTCGGCCATCCCACCGGTTTCGCCGCCGGGACCTATGCCGATCGCCCGCCCGAGGTGGACGAGGTGAATTTCCGCCCGCTCCACGCCTATGGCGCGCTCCGCTACCTCCAGTCGCGCCCCGATGTCACCGGCAACCGCGTCGCCCTGCTCGGCTGGTCGAACGGCGGCAGTGCCACGCTCGCCGCAATGGCCGACGACAAGCCAGGCGACATGCGCAAGATCGGCTTCGCCGCCGGCGTCGCGCTCTACCCCGGCTGCGGCCTCAAGAAGCGTTTCGACAAGGACGGCTACAAACCCTACCACCCCGTCCGCGTCTTCATGGGCACCGCCGACGAAGAGGTCTCGCCCAAGCTCTGCGAAACCTTCGTCGCGCGCAGCAAGGCCAAGGGCCACGACATCGCGCTCCGCATGTTCGAAGGCGCGACCCACAGCTACGACACCCCCACCAAATCGCGCCAGTCGGTCGCGGCGAACGTGACGGCCAAGGCCGCGACGGAGGCCGATATCCTCGCCTTCCTGGCGGAGCGGCTAAAGAAGTAA